The proteins below are encoded in one region of Shewanella putrefaciens:
- the fumC gene encoding class II fumarate hydratase: protein MAQQYRIEHDTMGEVKIPAGCYWGAQTERSRQHFRIGVEASMPIEVIHAFGYLKKAAAITNQQLGTLTQAKAQLIAQVCDELIAAKLDAQFPLVIWQTGSGTQTNMNVNEVIAYRGHVLSGGQLTDAVKCLHPNDDVNRSQSSNDTFPTAMHIAAYRQAVELVLPCMRLLQQSLQKKAEEFAHLVKIGRTHFMDATPLTLGQEFSGYAAQLSHAIEGIEHSLKRVAELALGATAVGTGLNTHKDYAVKVADNIAKLTGLPFVTAPNKFAALAAHDELVSLSAAYKVAAVSLMKIANDIRMLGSGPRCGIGELLLPENEPGSSIMPGKVNPTQVEAMTMVCAQIMGNDVAVGIGGSNGQFELNVFKPMIIANVLQSGRLLGDACQSFNDHCVVGIVANEPQIALHVENSLMLVTALNQHIGYEKAAKIAKKAHSEHKTLRQAALELEFVTAEEFELWVDANKMLGPDA from the coding sequence ATGGCACAGCAATATCGAATCGAACACGACACTATGGGCGAAGTTAAGATCCCCGCGGGTTGTTATTGGGGCGCGCAGACCGAACGTTCGCGGCAGCATTTTCGCATCGGTGTCGAAGCGTCAATGCCGATTGAAGTGATCCACGCTTTTGGCTATTTAAAGAAAGCCGCCGCTATCACCAATCAACAACTTGGCACTTTGACTCAAGCTAAAGCCCAACTGATTGCCCAAGTGTGTGATGAGTTGATTGCGGCTAAGCTCGATGCGCAATTTCCCTTGGTGATTTGGCAAACGGGCTCGGGCACGCAAACCAATATGAACGTCAATGAAGTGATTGCCTATCGCGGCCATGTGCTCTCGGGTGGGCAACTCACCGATGCGGTTAAATGCTTGCACCCTAATGATGATGTTAACCGCTCGCAATCCTCCAACGATACTTTCCCCACCGCCATGCACATTGCCGCCTATCGTCAAGCGGTTGAGCTCGTTTTGCCCTGCATGAGGTTATTGCAGCAGAGCTTACAGAAGAAGGCCGAGGAGTTTGCGCACCTAGTCAAAATCGGTCGCACACATTTTATGGATGCGACGCCGTTAACCTTAGGCCAAGAGTTTTCGGGTTACGCCGCGCAGTTAAGTCATGCCATCGAAGGCATTGAGCACAGTCTCAAGCGGGTGGCCGAGTTAGCCTTAGGTGCGACCGCCGTCGGCACTGGGCTGAATACACACAAGGATTACGCCGTTAAGGTGGCGGACAATATCGCAAAACTCACGGGTTTGCCCTTTGTAACGGCGCCGAATAAGTTTGCTGCCCTTGCTGCCCACGATGAATTAGTCTCCCTGTCGGCGGCCTATAAAGTGGCGGCGGTTAGTTTAATGAAGATCGCAAATGATATTAGGATGTTAGGTTCTGGCCCGCGTTGTGGCATCGGTGAGTTATTACTGCCTGAAAATGAACCGGGTTCATCAATCATGCCGGGCAAAGTCAATCCGACTCAGGTCGAGGCTATGACTATGGTGTGCGCGCAGATCATGGGTAACGATGTCGCCGTTGGGATTGGCGGCAGCAATGGTCAGTTTGAACTTAATGTATTCAAGCCGATGATTATCGCCAATGTGCTGCAATCGGGGCGCTTATTGGGGGATGCTTGCCAGTCGTTTAATGACCATTGCGTAGTCGGCATAGTGGCGAATGAGCCACAAATCGCGCTGCATGTGGAAAATTCACTTATGCTAGTCACGGCGCTGAATCAACATATCGGCTATGAAAAGGCCGCTAAGATAGCCAAAAAAGCCCATAGCGAGCATAAGACACTGCGCCAAGCGGCATTAGAACTTGAGTTTGTCACGGCAGAAGAGTTCGAGCTTTGGGTCGATGCTAATAAGATGCTAGGGCCAGATGCCTAG
- the rimO gene encoding 30S ribosomal protein S12 methylthiotransferase RimO: protein MTVETFKPKQTTTLDIPVKTLEAASSDTVTSGNRIGFVSLGCPKNLVDSERILTQLRIDGYEVTNSYDNADLVIVNTCGFIDAAVEESLDAVREALEENGKVIVTGCLGAKENQIREVHPDVLEITGPHSYEAVLKHVHKYVPKPEHNPFTSLIPQTGVKLTPKHYAYLKISEGCDNRCTFCIIPSLRGDLDSRPAGSVLDEAKRLVESGVQEILVVSQDTSAYGKDKGGRTDFWNGMPVKQDITSLARQLGKMGAWVRLHYIYPYPWVDDLIPLMAEGLILPYLDIPMQHASPRILKMMKRPGRVDRQLEAIQRWREICPDLVIRSTFIVGFPGETEEDFEMLLDFLREARLDRVGCFKYSEVDGAVANTIAELISEEVKEDRYHRFMEVQAEISAERLARFVGRTLDILIDDVDEEGAIGRSFADAPEIDGMVFINGETELEPGMLVRARITHSDEHDLWAEVVDADTQD from the coding sequence ATGACTGTTGAAACTTTTAAACCCAAGCAAACCACTACGCTTGATATCCCAGTAAAAACATTAGAAGCCGCCAGCTCTGATACAGTTACCTCTGGAAATCGCATCGGTTTCGTGTCCTTGGGCTGCCCAAAAAACCTCGTGGATTCGGAGCGTATTCTGACCCAACTCCGTATCGACGGCTACGAAGTGACTAACAGCTATGACAATGCCGACTTAGTGATCGTCAACACCTGCGGCTTTATCGATGCCGCGGTGGAAGAATCTCTGGACGCTGTGCGTGAAGCCCTAGAAGAAAACGGCAAAGTGATCGTCACTGGCTGCCTTGGCGCCAAAGAAAACCAAATCCGCGAAGTGCACCCAGATGTGTTAGAAATCACTGGCCCACACAGCTACGAAGCCGTGTTAAAGCACGTTCACAAATACGTGCCTAAGCCAGAGCACAACCCTTTCACCTCGTTAATCCCACAAACTGGGGTTAAGTTAACGCCTAAGCATTACGCTTATTTAAAGATTTCAGAAGGTTGCGACAATCGTTGTACCTTCTGCATTATTCCTTCGCTACGTGGCGATCTCGACAGCCGCCCAGCGGGCAGCGTCTTAGATGAAGCTAAGCGTTTAGTAGAATCAGGCGTACAAGAAATTCTAGTCGTTAGCCAAGACACCTCGGCCTACGGCAAAGACAAAGGCGGTCGTACCGATTTTTGGAACGGCATGCCAGTCAAGCAAGACATCACTAGCCTAGCGCGCCAACTGGGTAAAATGGGCGCTTGGGTACGTCTGCATTACATCTATCCATACCCATGGGTTGACGATTTAATCCCGCTAATGGCGGAAGGTTTAATCCTGCCGTATTTGGATATTCCAATGCAGCATGCTAGCCCACGTATCCTCAAGATGATGAAGCGCCCAGGCCGTGTTGACCGTCAGTTAGAAGCGATTCAACGCTGGCGTGAAATCTGCCCGGATCTAGTGATCCGCTCGACCTTCATCGTCGGCTTCCCAGGGGAAACCGAAGAAGACTTCGAAATGCTACTCGACTTTTTACGTGAAGCCCGCCTCGATCGCGTCGGTTGCTTTAAGTATTCAGAAGTCGATGGCGCTGTCGCCAACACCATCGCCGAACTTATCAGCGAAGAAGTGAAAGAAGACAGATACCATAGATTTATGGAAGTCCAAGCCGAGATTAGCGCCGAGCGTTTAGCCCGTTTCGTTGGCCGCACCTTAGATATTCTGATTGACGATGTAGACGAAGAAGGCGCCATTGGCCGCAGCTTCGCCGACGCGCCAGAAATCGACGGCATGGTTTTTATCAATGGTGAAACTGAGCTAGAACCCGGCATGTTGGTTCGTGCCCGCATCACCCATTCAGATGAACACGATCTGTGGGCCGAAGTGGTAGATGCTGACACTCAAGATTAA
- a CDS encoding oxidative stress defense protein: MKNSLLAVLVAAGLFSSALMAPQALAAEVDFPHIETMGMSQIQVEPDMADVNVEVAVTEKTAKAAKDNSDAAVAKFIARLTAAGVAKDQIQSANLNLQPQYTYVQDKAPELTGYTASRQITVTVKDLARLNTILDSALEEGMNRVNNIAFKSSKEAEYIAKARQAAIADAKQKAESLAQGFGENLGKIWQIRYYDQRPVQPVMLRMNAKADYAGAVAESYQYGQVSIEDRVEVVYKLK, from the coding sequence ATGAAAAATTCTCTTTTAGCGGTATTGGTTGCGGCGGGTCTCTTTTCTAGCGCATTGATGGCGCCCCAAGCGCTCGCGGCCGAGGTGGATTTCCCGCATATCGAAACTATGGGTATGAGCCAAATTCAAGTCGAGCCCGATATGGCGGATGTGAATGTAGAAGTGGCCGTGACTGAAAAAACCGCCAAGGCCGCCAAAGATAATTCCGATGCCGCCGTCGCTAAGTTTATCGCCCGCTTAACGGCTGCGGGCGTAGCTAAGGATCAAATCCAGAGCGCCAATTTAAATCTGCAACCGCAATACACCTATGTGCAGGATAAGGCACCGGAACTCACGGGTTATACCGCTAGCCGCCAAATTACCGTGACGGTTAAGGATCTGGCCCGATTAAATACCATTTTAGATTCGGCCCTAGAAGAGGGGATGAATCGGGTAAACAATATCGCCTTTAAGTCGAGCAAAGAGGCTGAATATATCGCCAAGGCCCGCCAGGCTGCGATAGCGGATGCCAAGCAAAAAGCTGAATCTCTGGCCCAGGGCTTTGGGGAGAATCTCGGTAAGATCTGGCAGATCCGCTACTACGATCAACGCCCTGTGCAACCTGTCATGTTGCGTATGAACGCCAAAGCCGATTATGCGGGCGCCGTTGCCGAGAGCTATCAATACGGCCAAGTGAGCATAGAGGATAGAGTTGAAGTGGTTTATAAACTGAAGTAA
- a CDS encoding EAL domain-containing protein: MDFPARIKQQTCMDCLSGKSLGFEIRMAFQPIIHWPSRQISGYEALVRGPEGEGAAWVFERINENNKYYFDQACRVKAIETASKLGLDKMLSINFLPNAVYNPETCIRATIEAADIYGFDIRKIMFEVTEGEQIVDRAKLVRIFESYAKRGFITAIDDFGSGFADLSWLDALRPQVLKLDMTLIRDIDLDNEKQLAVAEILRICREFNTRVLAEGIETEAELNYLAGIGIEYFQGYYFAKPRLEHLTTYEELSFCVL, from the coding sequence ATGGATTTTCCCGCTCGAATAAAGCAGCAAACTTGTATGGATTGTTTAAGTGGTAAGTCATTAGGATTTGAAATTCGAATGGCATTTCAACCTATTATCCATTGGCCAAGTCGTCAGATTAGCGGTTATGAAGCCCTCGTCAGGGGCCCTGAAGGTGAAGGTGCTGCATGGGTGTTTGAGCGGATTAATGAAAATAATAAATACTATTTTGATCAGGCTTGCCGGGTTAAAGCGATAGAAACCGCTTCAAAGCTGGGACTCGATAAGATGCTCAGTATCAACTTTTTACCTAATGCCGTATATAACCCCGAAACCTGTATCCGCGCGACGATTGAAGCCGCCGACATCTATGGATTTGATATCCGTAAAATCATGTTCGAAGTGACCGAAGGCGAGCAAATTGTTGATAGGGCTAAATTAGTCCGTATCTTCGAGAGCTATGCCAAACGTGGCTTTATCACGGCTATTGATGATTTTGGCAGTGGCTTTGCCGATTTAAGTTGGCTAGATGCCCTGCGCCCTCAAGTATTAAAACTCGATATGACCTTAATCCGTGATATCGATCTAGATAACGAGAAACAGCTAGCGGTGGCTGAAATACTGCGCATTTGTCGAGAATTTAATACAAGAGTCTTGGCCGAAGGCATTGAGACTGAAGCTGAACTCAATTATCTCGCTGGAATAGGGATTGAGTATTTTCAGGGTTATTACTTTGCCAAACCTAGGCTCGAACATTTAACTACCTATGAAGAGTTGAGTTTTTGTGTGCTATAG
- a CDS encoding class I SAM-dependent DNA methyltransferase — translation MSSNALYTDLSGYYDLMCSDINYQQQSASIHRLHQFLGNNGKQHLDLACGTGPHVRHFIDLGYQCSGLDINQPMLDMAMRRCPEAQFVLQDMTAFYVEQPIDLITCFLYSIHYSAGIERLKSCIASVHRALNEGGLFCFNTVDKHRIDNTASIKHFAEFDGHHFAFESGWHYSGQGEEQSLNLSIEKSNQPFSRLTDLALYAEDSLRQTELWQDQHAMVATSFTELQALLAPYFDVHVFEHDYERIVPWDLASGNALFVCVKI, via the coding sequence ATGTCTTCCAACGCGCTTTATACCGATCTCTCCGGCTATTACGATTTAATGTGCTCCGATATCAACTACCAACAACAGAGTGCTAGCATCCATAGATTGCATCAATTTTTGGGTAATAATGGCAAACAGCACCTCGATTTAGCCTGTGGTACTGGCCCCCATGTGCGGCATTTTATCGATCTTGGTTATCAGTGTAGCGGCCTCGATATCAATCAGCCTATGCTCGATATGGCCATGCGCCGCTGCCCTGAGGCTCAGTTTGTACTGCAGGATATGACGGCCTTTTATGTAGAGCAGCCCATTGATTTAATTACCTGTTTTTTATATTCCATCCATTACAGTGCGGGCATCGAACGCCTTAAAAGCTGCATTGCGAGTGTGCACCGTGCCCTTAATGAGGGTGGATTGTTTTGCTTTAATACGGTCGATAAACACAGGATCGATAACACCGCTTCGATTAAGCATTTTGCCGAGTTTGATGGGCATCACTTCGCCTTCGAATCTGGTTGGCATTACAGTGGACAGGGGGAGGAACAGTCGCTAAATCTCAGTATTGAGAAGAGTAACCAGCCCTTCAGTCGGCTCACTGATTTAGCGCTTTATGCCGAAGATAGCCTGCGCCAAACCGAGTTATGGCAAGACCAACATGCCATGGTTGCGACTAGCTTTACTGAGCTACAGGCATTATTAGCGCCCTATTTTGATGTGCATGTTTTTGAACACGATTATGAACGAATCGTCCCGTGGGATTTAGCCTCCGGCAATGCGTTATTTGTCTGCGTGAAGATTTGA
- a CDS encoding transposase translates to MPRPRRTQISVEDTPFYHCCSRVVRRAFLCGDDDYSGKNYDHRRAWVESLLFELEAAFAIDVAAFAVMSNHLHVVLRIDVETANRWSDREVLEQWHKLFKGDELTQKFAKGELVEAYEVNRLKHSIAIYRSRLCDISWFMRCLNEPIARQANQEDNCTGRFWEGRFKSQALLDEAAVLACMTYVDLNPIRAKMAGTLEQSDHTSIQLRIRAALKGEQPNNLLPFIGNERDNQPNGIAFELNDYLELVEDTGRLIRNDKRGAISENSTKLLTRLNISQDNWLKLTTEFGKLFHGPVGTLQELTDYCEHLEKRRRHFAKCCQHLNAG, encoded by the coding sequence ATGCCGCGCCCTCGCAGAACTCAGATTAGTGTTGAAGACACCCCTTTTTATCACTGTTGCAGTCGTGTCGTTCGACGTGCTTTTTTGTGTGGCGATGATGATTACTCAGGTAAAAACTATGACCACCGCCGCGCTTGGGTAGAGTCGCTACTGTTTGAACTCGAAGCCGCTTTTGCCATAGATGTGGCGGCCTTTGCGGTGATGTCCAATCATCTACATGTGGTTTTACGCATTGATGTAGAGACAGCAAACCGCTGGAGCGACAGAGAGGTGCTTGAGCAATGGCATAAGCTATTTAAAGGCGATGAATTAACGCAAAAATTTGCTAAAGGCGAGTTGGTTGAGGCCTATGAGGTCAACAGATTAAAGCATTCCATAGCGATATATCGCAGCCGTTTATGTGATATCAGTTGGTTCATGCGTTGCTTAAACGAGCCGATAGCAAGACAAGCAAATCAAGAAGATAACTGTACAGGTCGTTTTTGGGAAGGTCGCTTTAAATCACAGGCTCTACTTGATGAAGCCGCCGTTTTAGCCTGTATGACCTATGTTGATTTGAATCCTATCAGAGCCAAAATGGCTGGTACGCTGGAACAATCCGACCATACCAGTATTCAACTGCGTATTCGGGCGGCATTGAAAGGTGAACAGCCCAACAATCTACTGCCTTTTATCGGCAATGAACGCGATAACCAACCCAATGGAATCGCGTTTGAGCTCAATGATTATCTGGAGTTAGTTGAGGATACAGGACGGCTCATCCGCAACGACAAGCGTGGTGCCATCAGTGAAAATAGCACCAAGTTACTGACTAGGTTAAATATATCCCAAGACAATTGGCTTAAGCTTACCACCGAGTTTGGCAAGCTATTTCATGGCCCAGTCGGTACGCTGCAAGAACTGACTGATTACTGCGAACACTTAGAAAAGCGACGACGGCACTTTGCTAAATGCTGTCAGCACCTCAACGCTGGCTGA
- a CDS encoding phosphoribosylaminoimidazolesuccinocarboxamide synthase, which produces MSLADSVLAVNNDLPIRTDGPVHSGKVRSVYWLTDADSRRLIKTKGYNVPEDTPLAIMVISDRISAFDCIFHGEGGLKGIPGKGAALNTISNHWFKLFAENGLADSHILDIPHPFVWIVQKARPIKVEAICRQYITGSMWRAYSKGERVFCGITLPEGLEKDQKLPDLLITPSTKGILTGIPGVPAQDDVNISRSDIEANYQAFGFEKLEDIDLYEKLLKDGFKVISKALADIDQVFVDTKFEFGYVTDKDGNSKLIYMDEVGTPDSSRIWDGAAYRDGKILENSKEGFRQFLLNHFPDPDVLLNKDRMPEREALARDNDLPLEAMMQVSRTYTGIAEKVTSAAIPLPANPKADIIKILREEYDLIV; this is translated from the coding sequence ATGAGTCTTGCTGATTCCGTATTAGCCGTAAACAACGATTTACCAATCCGCACCGACGGCCCAGTCCACAGCGGCAAGGTTCGCAGCGTTTACTGGCTAACCGATGCCGACAGCCGCCGTTTAATCAAAACCAAGGGTTATAACGTTCCCGAAGATACCCCGCTCGCCATCATGGTGATCAGCGACCGTATCTCGGCCTTCGACTGTATCTTCCACGGTGAAGGTGGCCTCAAAGGCATTCCCGGTAAAGGCGCGGCATTGAATACCATTTCTAATCATTGGTTTAAGCTATTTGCCGAAAACGGCCTAGCCGACAGCCATATTTTGGATATCCCGCACCCGTTCGTATGGATAGTCCAAAAAGCCCGCCCCATTAAAGTCGAAGCCATTTGCCGCCAATACATTACCGGCTCCATGTGGCGCGCTTACTCTAAGGGCGAGCGCGTATTCTGTGGTATCACACTACCTGAAGGCTTAGAGAAAGATCAAAAGCTACCAGATTTGCTGATCACCCCATCAACCAAAGGTATTTTAACCGGTATTCCGGGTGTGCCCGCCCAAGATGACGTGAACATCAGCCGCAGCGATATCGAAGCCAATTACCAAGCCTTCGGCTTTGAAAAGTTAGAAGATATCGATCTGTACGAAAAGCTGTTAAAAGATGGCTTTAAAGTGATTTCAAAAGCACTGGCCGACATTGACCAAGTGTTTGTGGATACTAAATTTGAGTTCGGTTATGTGACCGACAAAGATGGCAATTCAAAACTGATTTATATGGATGAAGTGGGCACCCCAGACTCATCACGTATTTGGGACGGCGCCGCCTACCGCGATGGCAAGATCCTTGAAAACTCTAAGGAAGGTTTCCGCCAGTTCCTGCTAAATCATTTCCCAGACCCTGATGTGCTGCTCAACAAAGACAGAATGCCAGAGCGTGAAGCCCTCGCCCGCGATAATGACCTGCCACTTGAGGCCATGATGCAAGTGTCACGCACTTACACCGGCATTGCCGAGAAGGTGACTAGCGCGGCGATTCCGCTGCCAGCGAATCCAAAGGCAGATATTATTAAGATCCTACGGGAAGAGTATGATTTGATTGTTTAA
- a CDS encoding pentapeptide repeat-containing protein, with product MAFRIGQRAAPQGSHFLSEQFSGLSENAQEWQGIEFEDCEFVDCHFSESTFRKCKFIECSFVRCNLSLVKVPQCQFNAVEFAECKLVGIDWTRAAWPRLSFAAPFSFKQCILNDSSFMGLLLDEIIIEECKAHDVDFREGSFNQANFTYTDFSHSLFGRTQLLEADFSEASNYDIDIFNNKIKGAKFSRDEAIRLLNGLDITLVD from the coding sequence ATGGCATTTAGGATTGGCCAAAGGGCGGCACCACAGGGTAGCCATTTTTTATCTGAGCAGTTTAGTGGCTTATCCGAGAATGCGCAGGAGTGGCAGGGGATCGAGTTCGAGGATTGCGAGTTTGTCGATTGTCATTTTAGCGAGAGCACTTTCCGTAAATGCAAGTTTATCGAGTGCAGCTTTGTGCGTTGTAACTTGAGCTTAGTGAAAGTCCCTCAATGCCAGTTTAACGCCGTTGAATTTGCCGAATGTAAGTTAGTCGGTATCGACTGGACCCGCGCCGCATGGCCGCGTTTATCCTTTGCTGCGCCCTTTTCCTTTAAGCAATGCATACTCAATGACAGCTCATTTATGGGCCTGTTGCTCGATGAAATCATCATCGAAGAGTGCAAGGCCCACGATGTCGATTTTCGCGAGGGTAGTTTTAATCAAGCCAATTTCACCTACACGGATTTTAGTCATAGCCTGTTTGGACGAACTCAATTATTGGAGGCGGATTTCAGCGAGGCCTCAAATTACGATATCGATATTTTTAATAATAAAATCAAGGGCGCTAAGTTTAGCCGTGACGAAGCCATTCGGCTGCTTAACGGCTTAGATATCACGCTAGTCGATTAA
- the phsA gene encoding thiosulfate reductase PhsA: MIELNRRTFLKGAGASGATCALASLLPGSLAALENKQLKGMGKEIASICEMCSTRCPISARVIEGKNVFISGNKVAKSFGGKVCARGGAGHSLLYDPQRIVKPLKRVGERGEGKWAEISWDEAYKLIAENLNKIKKEHGPEAVAFSSKSGSQEKHLFHLATAFGSPNTFTHASTCPGGYEIAAKAIFGTKLKRDLGNSKYIINFGHNLYEGINMSETRGMMAAQMDKGAKLVVFEPRFSVVADKADEWYAIRPGTDVAVALALCHVLIEDNLYDKAFVARYVEGFEAFAAEVKAYTPEWAETISDVPAKDIRRIAHEYAAKAPHAVVDFGHRATFTTEEFEMRRALYAANVLIGNIERKGGIYIGQKPGDYNKLAGEAVAPVLAKPGVKDMPKPAAKRIDQVEEQYAMMWTSGGVYQTILDATLSAVPYQLHGWVMSRTNPMQTMTDRARVVEALKKLDFIAVCDVYISETAAYADVILPESTYLERDEEIADKSGKNPAYYVRQRVVETLGDTKPSWQIFKDVGVAMGLGEFYPWENMETLQMLQVNRDTDLLRRIKDEGFVSFGKPLMLREPKMVADFIKAYPGARPMDEDGTYASALTFKTPSGKIELTSARVEAMAPGRGVIKFREVQLKKPNELYFIQGKVAVHTNGATHNVPMLANLMSDNAVWVHPVTAGKLGISNGDPIRLTSSVGTEEGHALVTPGIRQDSVFAYMGFGSKNKELVRATGKGIHCGNLLPHVTAPVCGMTVHTTGVTLAKR; the protein is encoded by the coding sequence ATGATTGAGCTTAATAGGCGAACCTTTTTAAAGGGAGCAGGGGCGAGCGGGGCAACCTGCGCCTTAGCCAGTCTGCTGCCGGGCAGCTTAGCGGCATTAGAGAATAAGCAGCTAAAGGGCATGGGCAAGGAAATTGCCAGTATTTGCGAAATGTGTTCGACCCGTTGCCCGATTTCGGCGCGGGTGATTGAGGGCAAAAACGTCTTCATTAGTGGCAACAAGGTCGCCAAGTCCTTTGGCGGTAAAGTCTGTGCCCGTGGAGGCGCAGGCCATAGCTTACTGTACGATCCACAGCGTATCGTTAAACCCCTAAAGCGGGTCGGTGAGCGCGGCGAGGGTAAGTGGGCCGAGATCAGTTGGGATGAGGCGTATAAATTAATCGCTGAAAACCTCAATAAAATCAAAAAAGAACATGGCCCTGAGGCAGTGGCATTCTCGTCAAAATCGGGCTCACAGGAAAAGCATCTATTCCATCTAGCGACCGCCTTTGGTAGTCCCAATACCTTTACCCACGCGTCGACTTGTCCCGGTGGTTATGAAATTGCCGCTAAGGCCATTTTTGGCACTAAGTTAAAACGTGATTTAGGCAATTCAAAATACATCATTAACTTCGGCCATAACCTGTACGAAGGCATCAATATGTCCGAAACCCGCGGCATGATGGCGGCGCAAATGGACAAAGGTGCCAAGCTGGTGGTGTTCGAGCCAAGATTCTCCGTTGTGGCCGACAAGGCCGATGAATGGTATGCCATTCGTCCCGGAACCGACGTGGCCGTCGCTTTGGCGTTATGCCATGTATTGATTGAAGATAATCTTTACGACAAGGCCTTTGTCGCGCGTTATGTGGAAGGCTTCGAAGCCTTTGCCGCCGAAGTGAAAGCCTATACCCCTGAATGGGCCGAAACCATCTCCGATGTGCCTGCCAAAGACATTCGTCGTATCGCCCACGAATATGCCGCTAAAGCGCCCCATGCTGTGGTCGATTTTGGTCACAGAGCCACCTTTACCACCGAAGAGTTTGAGATGCGCCGCGCCCTTTACGCCGCCAACGTCTTGATTGGTAATATTGAGCGTAAGGGCGGGATTTATATCGGCCAGAAACCCGGTGATTACAACAAGCTTGCCGGTGAAGCGGTGGCGCCCGTATTGGCAAAACCTGGCGTGAAAGACATGCCAAAACCAGCAGCGAAACGTATCGATCAGGTGGAAGAACAGTACGCCATGATGTGGACATCGGGCGGCGTTTACCAAACTATTCTCGATGCCACATTAAGCGCTGTTCCTTACCAGTTACACGGCTGGGTGATGTCACGCACTAACCCAATGCAAACCATGACAGACCGAGCGCGCGTCGTTGAAGCCTTGAAAAAGCTCGACTTTATCGCCGTGTGTGATGTGTATATCAGCGAAACCGCCGCCTATGCGGACGTGATTTTACCTGAGTCGACTTATCTTGAACGTGATGAAGAAATCGCTGACAAGTCAGGTAAAAACCCCGCTTACTATGTGCGCCAACGGGTGGTTGAAACCTTAGGTGATACTAAGCCTTCTTGGCAGATCTTTAAGGATGTGGGTGTGGCTATGGGCCTTGGCGAGTTCTATCCATGGGAAAACATGGAAACCCTGCAAATGCTGCAGGTGAACCGCGACACTGATCTGCTGCGCCGGATCAAAGACGAAGGTTTTGTGAGCTTCGGTAAACCGCTGATGCTGCGCGAGCCTAAGATGGTCGCTGACTTTATTAAAGCCTATCCTGGCGCGCGGCCAATGGATGAGGATGGCACTTATGCCAGCGCACTGACCTTTAAAACCCCGAGTGGCAAGATTGAACTCACTTCCGCGAGAGTCGAAGCCATGGCACCGGGCCGTGGGGTGATCAAGTTCCGCGAAGTGCAGCTTAAAAAGCCGAATGAACTCTACTTTATCCAAGGCAAAGTGGCGGTGCACACCAATGGCGCCACCCACAACGTGCCTATGCTCGCGAACCTGATGTCGGATAACGCTGTGTGGGTTCACCCTGTTACTGCGGGCAAATTAGGGATCAGCAATGGCGACCCAATCCGCCTCACCAGCAGTGTTGGCACAGAAGAAGGCCATGCCTTAGTCACGCCGGGCATTCGCCAAGATTCTGTGTTTGCTTACATGGGCTTTGGTTCTAAAAACAAAGAGTTGGTCAGAGCAACGGGCAAAGGTATCCACTGCGGTAACTTACTGCCCCACGTTACTGCTCCTGTGTGTGGCATGACAGTGCACACCACGGGCGTCACGCTGGCAAAGCGCTAA
- a CDS encoding 4Fe-4S dicluster domain-containing protein: MNKRYVMVHDENKCIGCQACNVACRSENGVPEGVTRLQVRVEGPFGEMPNLHFKYHRVSCQQCEDAPCVKVCPTGAAYVGEDGIISIHAEKCVGCMYCVAACPYKVRFMNPETKAADKCNFCKDTRLARGEEPACVTVCPTDALVFGDANDPKSEVAIMLNTKITYQDKTHLGTKPRVYRVPTKRGGI; encoded by the coding sequence ATGAATAAACGATATGTAATGGTGCACGACGAGAATAAGTGCATCGGCTGCCAAGCCTGTAACGTGGCGTGTCGCAGTGAAAATGGCGTACCCGAAGGCGTAACTCGTCTGCAAGTGCGTGTGGAAGGCCCCTTTGGTGAGATGCCTAATCTGCATTTCAAATATCACAGGGTATCTTGCCAGCAATGTGAAGATGCACCCTGCGTTAAGGTGTGCCCAACGGGCGCGGCCTATGTGGGTGAAGACGGCATTATCTCTATCCATGCTGAGAAGTGTGTCGGCTGTATGTACTGTGTGGCGGCGTGCCCCTATAAAGTGCGCTTTATGAACCCAGAAACCAAGGCGGCGGATAAGTGTAACTTCTGTAAGGATACGCGTTTAGCCCGGGGTGAAGAGCCTGCCTGTGTGACTGTATGCCCGACCGATGCCTTAGTGTTTGGCGATGCTAATGATCCTAAGAGTGAAGTCGCCATCATGCTCAACACTAAAATCACTTACCAAGATAAAACCCATTTGGGCACTAAACCTAGGGTATATCGCGTTCCTACCAAAAGAGGGGGGATTTGA